The Meriones unguiculatus strain TT.TT164.6M chromosome 1, Bangor_MerUng_6.1, whole genome shotgun sequence genome has a segment encoding these proteins:
- the Agr2 gene encoding anterior gradient protein 2 homolog — protein sequence MEKISVSTILLLVAISYSLAKDTTVKPGAKKDPKDSRPKLPQTLSRGWGDQLIWTQTYEEALYKSKTSNKPLMIIHHLDECPHSQALKKVFAENKEIQKLAEQFVLLNLVYETTDKHLSPDGQYVPRIMFVDPSLTVRADITGRYSNRLYAYEPSDTALLLDNMKKALRLLKTEL from the exons ATGGAGAAAATTTCAGTGTCCACTATCCTGCTCCTTGTGGCCATCTCGTATTCTCTGGCCAAAGATACTACAGTCAAACCTGGAGCCAAAAAGGACCCAAAGGACTCCCGGCCCAAGCTGCCTCAGACCCTGTCCAGAG GTTGGGGCGATCAGCTCATCTGGACTCAGACCTACGAAGAAGCCTTGTACAAATCCAAGACAAG CAACAAACCCTTGATGATCATTCACCACTTGGACGAATGCCCACACAGTCAAG CCTTAAAGAAAGTGTTTGCCGAAAATAAAGAAATTCAGAAATTGGCAGAGCAGTTCGTTCTTCTCAACCTGGTT tatGAAACAACTGACAAGCACCTTTCTCCTGATGGCCAGTATGTCCCCAGAATTATGTTTGTGG ACCCATCGCTGACAGTGAGGGCGGACATCACTGGGAGATACTCAAACCGTCTCTACGCTTATGAACCTTCCGACACTGCTCTGT